In Gouania willdenowi chromosome 17, fGouWil2.1, whole genome shotgun sequence, one DNA window encodes the following:
- the LOC114479549 gene encoding uncharacterized protein LOC114479549 codes for MACKESKGRQNLLRLGLFACAISLCHCASVAGLQALDNLKESSNPSHKQAQGTLLQHHGRLLIGQNQNQQGGTNGTRTDFLDVGADVQADMGEWARPTQQTGQMNRPMQDMATVQRLLQLEPKVECTVDSIMLQLHDAASTPLIFVDRGYRLPPLPLSKLPSSCGYDIQSTHSNLVLVAPYDGCFVAHEVRRPDLRQTAMFSRCAGGGYL; via the exons ATGGCGTGCAAAGAGTCCAAGGGCAGACAGAATCTTCTGCGTTTGGGACTTTTTGCGTGTGCTATCTCACTGTGCCATTGTGCGAGTGTAGCGGGGCTTCAGGCCCTGGATAATCTGAAGGAAAGCTCGAATCCAAGTCATAAACAAGCCCAGGGAACTCTTCTTCAGCATCACGGGAGGCTTCTAATAGGGCAGAACCAGAACCAACAAGGTGGTACCAATGGAACCAGGACGGACTTCCTGGATGTTGGAGCAGATGTCCAAGCAGACATGG GTGAGTGGGCGAGACCAACACAACAAACTGGCCAAATGAATCGACCGATGCAGGACATGGCGACCGTACAAAGACTTCTTCAGTTGGAGCCAAAGGTTGAATGTACAGTGGATTCCATTATGCTACAGCTTCACGATGCTGCTTCCACCCCACTCATCTTCGTGGACAGAG GTTATCGGTTGCCCCCGCTGCCCTTGTCCAAATTGCCGTCCAGTTGTGGTTACGACATCCAGTCAACGCACAGTAACTTGGTGTTGGTAGCACCGTACGATGGCTGCTTCGTTGCTCATGAGGTGAGGCGTCCTGATCTGAG GCAGACAGCTATGTTCTCCCGCTGCGCTGGTGGGGGTTACCTCTGA
- the LOC114479550 gene encoding pollen-specific leucine-rich repeat extensin-like protein 1 — protein sequence MVTCHAEGMVVTTEWNIAASRIKVHVNGNWEPLLKASHRCRFSVIEHPEGVVISIHYVPCIDKKDELYTLELSGDGETKITCPSLLVAPPQVRKNLTAPSNPGLGRTSYPTHQQLDASQIPENFLQKPLMQNENPSPTQQNGGRSHLAYYIFHPRFLDSKSLAHDSPPTELSKSSLSTMMPTIQAIQDPRGQMFYHFPFLPPPPESPPTYNLPSDNSGEHFHPPVLPQKSVDVPATIPAGPEQQVAHFLFYHPQQAPHPSPLEVPLPHRQYPEKSPVNPEPRDTFSEMPAVKENTQALQPEAANGPAHHQSYPFYPQQESPIEPTTFLAPQNQAPNGVHYPIKPKAWDQESTFSQPAFPQRQVLQPFQTNVQPVGKSEVEISQGHVRPLLHSSYRKPKPEVQPSETSIVNPRSHKGEHLEVQLHQPTHSYPTLTSENQPKGNSPTRQVQRPCDHSKGTNDRNGIIPTEKLETRRTQQEQTYHPHVPQQPQSPAAYLVIITHQPVPPPFPPVSDPDSPQSPVPVQYVPCSQFCPTGFPNCCPQIAFHQHLHQVFPVFTESKEAPAFYVNPLVLHPVVYSDTGDGLGSPVPLKESEVKTSTTTSPSLPVLYLPLPPGDMQQQYPPEGYPPTWPMNNLSMSENVNMPVFPYFQPDSLYRHWMYSPQHHQYKSQQPFVMSPPLASDPLPLNPIVEQEAQNVPFPKPKHALHHEGATSPDVLLFIDQYLQKQRNKPTAIKQTFNKKPSDLQSLTHLDNQPGHDRFLVPYSMLQDSPVAVDTNNSKLKSPVSDSKKNASKHIQKLDFYSEKKSFAVQQHIPPGSQHLSFNDSLKSFRDIVHDLHKVAQNLGRNHRNATPKDKNSNIAQTQISHSNWLGGENSDPVLGNVHYMPRNDGGAHSPPSNRRQIVIKPQDQLKVEHPESQKDFWQSLLSSGPGQSVPPEVLGKTVQRRNVIAGLNQAPLAEPGSEKHR from the exons ATGGTCACCTGCCACGCTGAGGGCATGGTGGTGACCACGGAGTGGAACATCGCCGCCTCCAGGATTAAAGTTCACG TGAATGGGAACTGGGAGCCACTTCTGAAGGCTTCCCATAGATGTCGGTTCAGTGTAATTGAGCATCCCGAGGGTGTGGTCATCTCTATTCATTACGTGCCCTGTATCGACAAAAAG gatGAATTGTATACGCTGGAGCTCTCTGGTGACGGAGAAACAAAGATCACATGTCCGTCGCTGTTGGTAGCTCCGCCTCAAGTCAGAAAAAACCTCACTGCTCCATCCAACCCTGGTTTAGGTCGTACCTCTTATCCAACTCACCAACAGCTAGATGCATCCCAGATTCCTGAGAACTTTCTTCAAAAACCATTGATGCAGAACGAAAACCCAAGCCCGACGCAGCAGAACGGCGGTCGCTCTCATTTGGCGTACTATATTTTTCACCCGCGTTTCCTCGACTCAAAGTCTTTAGCTCATGACAGCCCACCCACCGAGCTTTCCAAAAGTTCTTTATCGACAATGATGCCAACCATTCAAGCTATTCAAGACCCACGAGGGCAAATGTTTTACCATTTTCCTTTTCTGCCTCCGCCACCAGAATCTCCACCAACTTATAATCTGCCATCGGATAACTCAGGGGAACACTTTCACCCACCGGTTCTACCGCAGAAATCTGTCGACGTGCCTGCAACAATCCCTGCAGGTCCAGAACAACAAGTTGCCCATTTTCTTTTCTACCATCCCCAACAAGCACCACATCCCTCTCCTTTGGAAGTTCCTTTACCTCACCGTCAGTACCCTGAAAAATCACCTGTAAATCCTGAACCTAGGGATACATTTTCTGAGATGCCGGCTGTAAAGGAGAACACACAGGCACTGCAACCCGAGGCTGCTAACGGCCCAGCGCACCACCAGTCCTACCCTTTCTACCCCCAACAAGAGTCACCGATAGAACCCACTACTTTTCTAGCACCTCAGAATCAGGCCCCCAATGGAGTTCACTATCCCATAAAGCCAAAGGCATGGGATCAAGAATCCACTTTTTCACAACCAGCGTTTCCTCAAAGACAAGTTCTGCAGCCATTTCAGACTAATGTTCAACCCGTTGGGAAGTCTGAAGTGGAAATTTCTCAGGGCCATGTCCGTCCTCTATTGCATTCATCCTACCGAAAACCAAAGCCTGAAGTTCAGCCGTCTGAGACCTCTATTGTTAATCCTCGCTCACACAAAGGTGAACATCTGGAGGTCCAATTGCATCAACCGACACACTCGTACCCAACACTAACCTCTGAGAATCAGCCAAAAGGGAATTCTCCAACAAGACAAGTCCAGAGACCATGTGATCACTCCAAGGgaacaaatgacagaaatggAATAATTCCTACAGAGAAGCTTGAGACTAGGAGAACCCAGCAGGAGCAAACCTATCACCCACATGTTCCTCAGCAGCCCCAAAGCCCAGCAGCATATTTAGTCATTATCACGCACCAACCAgttcctcctccttttcctcctgTAAGTGACCCAGACTCCCCACAGAGCCCAGTTCCTGTGCAGTATGTTCCCTGTTCCCAGTTTTGTCCCACTGGATTTCCCAACTGCTGCCCGCAAATTGCATTTCATCAACACCTTCATCAGGTTTTTCCTGTTTTCACTGAGAGTAAAGAAGCTCCGGCTTTCTATGTGAACCCGCTCGTTCTCCATCCAGTTGTATATTCTGACACAGGCGACGGTTTGGGGTCTCCGGTTCCTCTAAAGGAGTCTGAGGTAAAGACATCGACTACAACCTCCCCCTCTCTGCCCGTTCTGTATCTCCCCCTTCCACCTGGCGATATGCAGCAACAATATCCACCAGAGGGCTACCCTCCAACTTGGCCAATGAATAATTTGAGCATGAGTGAAAATGTGAATATGCCTGTGTTTCCTTATTTTCAACCTGATTCGTTGTATCGACACTGGATGTACTCGCCACAACATCACCAGTACAAAAGTCAACAACCTTTTGTGATGTCCCCACCCCTGGCCTCGGATCCGCTTCCATTAAATCCGATTGTGGAACAAGAAGCTCAAAACGTTCCCTTCCCAAAGCCCAAACACGCCCTGCACCACGAAGGCGCAACTAGTCCCGATGTGTTGCTTTTTATTGACCAATATTTGCAGAAGCAGAGGAACAAACCCACTGCCATCAAACAAACATTCAACAAAAAACCCAGTGACCTTCAAAGCTTGACGCATCTGGACAATCAACCTGGGCATGATCGGTTTCTGGTTCCGTACAGTATGCTGCAAGATTCTCCTGTTGCTGTTGATACAAACAACTCCAAACTGAAGTCACCTGTGAGTGACTCCAAAAAGAACGCCTCTAAACATATTCAGAAGCTGGACTTTTACTCTGAAAAGAAGAGTTTTGCAGTGCAACAACACATCCCGCCAGGTTCGCAACACCTTAGTTTCAATGATTCTTTAAAGTCTTTCAGGGACATTGTACATGATTTGCACAAAGTTGCACAAAATCTGGGCAGGAATCACAGGAATGCAACTCCAAAAGATAAGAATTCAAATATAGCGCAGACACAGATCTCCCATTCTAATTGGTTAGGAGGGGAAAACTCAGATCCAGTTCTGGGTAATGTCCATTACATGCCGAGGAATGACGGGGGTGCACATTCCCCTCCCTCCAACAGGCGTCAGATTGTGATAAAACCCCAAGATCAGCTGAAAGTTGAACACCCAGAGTCACAGAAGGACTTTTGGCAATCCCTGCTGTCGTCTGGCCCTGGACAAAGTGTTCCACCTGAAGTCCTGGGAAAGACGGTTCAAAGGCGGAACGTGATCGCAG GATTGAACCAAGCCCCGTTGgcagaacccggaagtgagaAGCATCGATAA